One window of Myripristis murdjan chromosome 8, fMyrMur1.1, whole genome shotgun sequence genomic DNA carries:
- the LOC115363565 gene encoding interferon alpha-H-like, translating to MSPSASSLLLLQLLSLVLMAVAMPTCEFRGNVVQEAHNLLRDMGGPLPVHCLQYNSVVSFPSSALPAGSGRPQCRRTLWVIYETLKGAGQVFEDNEVPVGEGGVSWDSQKLDNFQNLLYRLVEDGSCLSRVNGSEVLSSYFSNLTSVLQQQGSAGCGWLLLRRDLLLALRSGLQQHHLSCFS from the exons ATGTCTCCATCGgcctccagcctcctcctcctccagctgctcagCCTAGTGCTGATGGCGGTTGCCATGCCGACCTGCGAGTTCCGAGGCAACGTGGTCCAGGAGGCCCACAACCTGCTGAGAGACATG GGGGGGCCGCTGCCAGTCCACTGCCTGCAGTACAACTCTGTGGTTTCCTTCCCGAGCTCCGCCCTCCCCGCCGGGTCCGGCCGGCCTCAG TGCCGCCGGACATTATGGGTCATCTACGAGACCCTGAAGGGGGCGGGGCAAGTGTTTGAGGACAATGAAGTTCCTGTTGGCGAGGGCGGGGTTTCCTGGGACTCCCAGAAACTGGACAACTTCCAGAACCTTCTGTACCGCCTGGTGGAGGACGGGAGCTGT ctGTCCAGGGTGAACGGCTCAGAGGTTTTGTCTTCCTACTTCAGCAACCTGACCTccgtcctgcagcagcag GGCAGCGCTGGCTGTGGTTGGCTGTTGCTGCGGAGGGATCTGCTGCTGGCTCTGCGCTCCGgcctgcagcagcatcacctgAGCTGCTTCTCCTGA
- the LOC115363559 gene encoding interferon a3-like has translation MLTWTLVLFFFCSAAATPGLRCDWLEHYGHYSNWTLVLVEQLGGPMTEQESPVSFPYRLYEQMRSAKVDDRLLFIRDSLDLISGLFEPADPSVSLPPWQTDRSQDFLLLLHRQTDGLKPCVAERKRERRLRRYYRKLRKTLQKTGGAAVSWELIRRETKSHLLQLDLLFASIRGSAAASRGRSAAH, from the exons ATGCTCACCTGGACCCTcgtgctcttcttcttctgcagcgCCGCCGCGACCCCCGgcctgcgctgtgattggctggaacACTACGGTCACTATAGCAACTGGACCCTCGTGCTCGTGGAGCAGCTG GGCGGGCCGATGACTGAACAGGAGAGTCCAGTTTCCTTTCCTTATCGCCTCTACGAGCAAATGAGGAGCGCCAAG gtggacGACAGGTTGCTGTTCATCAGAGACAGTCTGGATCTGATCTCTGGTCTGTTTGAGCCGGCcgacccgtctgtctctctccccccctggcagacagacaggagccaggacttcctgctgctgctgcacagacagacagacggcctCAAGCCCTGC GTGGCTGAGAGGAAACGGGAGCGTCGGCTGAGACGATACTACAGGAAACTACGAAAGACTCTGCAGAAGACG ggcggGGCGGCTGTGTCCTGGGAGCTCATCAGGAGAGAAACTAAATCTCATCTGCTGCAGTTGGACCTGCTGTTCGCCTCCATCAGAGGATCAGCtgctgccagcagggggcgctctgCAGCACACtga